Genomic segment of Pirellulales bacterium:
TTGGTGATCGATGCGCGCATCAAACCGCATCATGCGCCGCCCCTGGTCGAAGATCCGGCCGTGACGGCGCGCGTCGATCAATTGGCGGCCCGGGGTGGGCCTTTGCACGGGATTCTCTAAGCGCATGACGCCCCCTACCCCGCCGCTCGATCCGGACGTCCAAGGGGCGCTGCAGCGCGCGCGGCGCGTATTGATCGTCGAAATCGTCGTTGCCATCGGTGCCATCGCCCTGCTGCTGACGTTGCACGCCGCGCGGTTGTATCGCCAGGAGGTGCTCTGGCCGTGGAACACCGTGACCGGCAGCATCGTGACGACCGTGTGGTTGTTCTGCCTGGGCGCGTCGATCGGTAGCTTTTTGAACGTGGTCGTTCACCGCTGGCCCGCGGGCAAGAGCATCGTGCATCCGCCGTCGCATTGCCCGGTATGCGGCAATCGAATTCGCGGGCGCGACAACGTGCCGGTTCTGGGTTGGCTGTGGTTGGGCGGCCGGTGCCGCGATTGCGGCTGCGCGATCGCGGCGCGGTATCCCACGATCGAGCTCTGGACGGGCTGCATGTTCGTCGTCGTGGCGCAGGCAAACTTGGGCTACCTGGCACCGTGGACCGACGCGATCTGGTTCGACTCGCTGTTGCGCGGGCCTTTGCCGCGGTTCTTGAGCCTCGAACGAGAGGCGTATTGGGCGCTGTTCGTCGTCGGGGCGACGGCCTGGTGCGCGCTGTTGGCCGCCGGGCTGATGCGTCGCGACGGTCGACAGGTGGATGCCCGCGTCTGGCTGGCCGGCGGCCTGGGCATTGGCATAGGTTACGCCTGGCTGCAAAAGGTGCTGGTGCACACGAAGGCGGCGGCCGAGTTTTTCGATCCTACGCTGATGCTGATCCTGGCGCTGTGCGCGCTCGCGGCGATCTTTGCGCGATTGCGCTGGCAGGGCGAGCCGTTGGTGAGTGTGTGGCTCGTGGCGACCGTCGCCCTGGGGTGGCCCGGCGGTGCGCTGATCGTGGCGGCCGGCGCGGCGAGCTACTGCCTGGCGACGGGGCTCATGGCGCCGCGCGGTCGAAGCGCGCGGCCCTGGCTCGAGCACGTCGTCTTTTGGTACGGCGCCTATCTCCTCGTGAAGCTGCCGCCCGCCTGGTTCGCGCAATCCCAACGCGACGTGTGGACGGCGCTGCTGGTGTTGACCTGCCTGATCGCCGCGGCCGCGTGCCTGATGCTCGCCGGCTGGCTGCGTCCCGCGGCACCGGCTGCTTTGGGGGAGACGGCCATCGCCGAGGGTGGTTAAACTTGAACGGCCGCCCGCGGGGGTCGCGAGAGCGGTGCGCCACGCATCCGCGTTGAAACGACATGCCCCGACTTACCTTTCACGGCGCCGCCGAGACGGTCACCGGATCGAAGTATCTGCTCGAGGCCGGCCGCTCGTCCGTGCTGTTCGATTGCGGCATGTTTCAGGGACTCAAGCAGCTCCGGCTGCTGAACTGGAACCATTGGCCTTTCCCGCCCGATGCGCTCGACTCGGTCGTGCTCACGCATGCCCACGTCGATCACGTCGGCATGCTGCCCCGGCTGGTGCGGCAGGGTTTCCGGGGGCCGATCTATTGCACGCCGGCCACCAGCGAGCTGGCCGAGCTGATCCTGTTCGACACGGCCAAGCTGCAAGAAGACGACGCGGAGTATGCCAACCGCAAGGGCTATTCGAAACACAAACCGGCGTTGCCTTTGTTCACGGGCAACGACGTGCAGAAGACGCTCAAGCTGATGCAGCCGGTCGAGCGCAACGGCTGGTTCAAGGTGGCCGAAGAAATCTGGTGCCGCTATCACGACATCGGCCACCTGCTGGGGTCGTGCTCGATCGAGGTGGAGATTCGCAACGGCACCCGGCCGCTCCGGCTGATGTTTTCCGGCGACGTGGGGCGATACAACGCGCCGCTCTATCACGATCCCGCGCCCCCGGCGCCGTGCGACTACCTGGTTTGCGAAAGCACCTACGGTGACCGCGATCATCCGCCCGACGATCTGCTCGATTCGCTCACGCAGGTGGTGGTCGACGCGATTCGCCGCGGCGGCGTGATGCTGGTCGCGGCGTTTGCCGTGGGGCGCGCCCAGCAGCTCGTCTATCTGCTGAACGTGCTTGCCGAGCGAAATCGCATTCCCGTGCTGCCGATCTTCATCGACAGCCCGATGGCGGTCGACGCCACGGAGATCTACACGCGCTATCGCCGGGAGCACGACCTGAGCGAGCTGGAGCTCGAGCCCACGCACTGCGCGCTCCGCGGCCGCAACATCCACTTTGCCCGTACGGCCGCCGAGTCGAAGGAGATCAACAGTGTGCCGGGGCCGGCCGTGATCATCTCTTCGTCGGGAATGATGTCGGGTGGGCGCATCCTGCATCACTTGCGGCAGCGATTGCCCGAGCCGCGCAACACGATCGTGCTCGGCGGATTCCAGGCGGAGGGTACGCGCGGCCGGGCGCTCAAAGAGGGCGCCAAGTATCTGCGGATGCACGGCATGGACGTGCCGGTACGGGCACAGGTCGCCGAAATCTCGGGGCTTTCCGGTCACGCGGGCCGCAGCGAGCTGCTGCGCTGGCTGAGCGCGATCCCGGCGCCGCGGCGCACGTTCCTGACCCACGGCGAAAAACAGGCCTCGCTGAATCTGGCCGAAGAGTTGCGCCGCAGCCGGGGCTGGAACGTCACCGTGCCGCGAATGGGCGAAAGCGTCGAGCTGGAGGCCTCGCCATGAGTGCCGCGGAAGAGGCCAACCTGCGAGCGATTCTCGCGTCGGGCAGCTACCAACTGGCCGAGCGCGACGTGAATTTTCTCGCGCGGTCCGAGCTGCGGCCCGTGCGGATGCAGCTCGAGCTGCTCAAGCCTGAGATGACCTTCGGCGAACAGGGCATCCGCTCGACGATCGTGGTGTTCGGCAGCACGCAAATCGTCGAGCGCCCGGCGGCCGAGCGTCGCCTCGCCGCGGCCCGGGCGGCAAGCCATGCCCAACCGCACGATCAGTCGCTGAGCCGCGAAGTCAGGCGGAGCGAACAGCTTCTCGAGCGTTCGCGCTACTACGACGCGGCCCGGGAATTTTCCCGGCTGGTTTCGACGGTCTGCCAGACCAACGGCGATTGCGATTTTGTCGTCGTCACCGGGGGCGGGCCAGGCATCATGGAAGCCGCGAACCGGGGCGCATTCGACGTCGGCGCCAAGTCGGTCGGCCTGAACATCACGTTGCCGGCCGAACAATTGCCGAACCCCTACATCACACCCCAGCTTTGCTTTCAGTTTCACTACTTCGCGCTGCGCAAGCTGCACTTTCTGCTGCGGGCACGAGCGCTGGTCGTGTTCCCAGGGGGCTTCGGCACGATCGACGAGCTGTTCGACGCCCTGACGCTGCGGCAAACGCGGCGGATGCAGCGAATTCCGATCATCCTGTTTGGCCGCGAATACTGGTCGCGGGTCATCGATTTTCAGTTCCTGGCCGACGCCGGCGCGGTCGCCGACGAACATCTGGAGCTGATTACCTACGCCGAATCTCCGCAAGAGGCCTGGGACGCGATCGTCCGTTTTCACGGCCCCTCGCTCGGCCAGGAACACGACACGCATGCCGCGCGCAAACCCGAGTAACCCGGAGCGGGCCGCGGCGCCGGTGGCGCTGGTCACCGGCTCGGGCAAGCGCCGCGTGGGGAACTGCGTGGTCCGCGACCTGGCGGCGCGCGGTTACCGCGTCGTCGTCCATGCCAACACTTCGCTGCCCGATGCACAGGCTACGGCCGCCGACATCGTGGCCGGCGGCGGGATCGCCATCGCGTTGGCAGCCGAATTGAGCGACGAACGGCAGGTTGAGCGCCTCGTCACCCAGACGCTCGGCGCGTTCGGCCGGATCGACGTGCTGGTAAACACGGCCGCGGTGTGGGTACCGCGCCGGCTCGAAGACACCACGGCCGAGGACGTCCGCCGGCAGTTCGAGGTCAACACGCTCGGTACGTTCCTCTGCTGCCAGCGCGCGGGATTGGCCATGGTGGCGCAGCCGACCGGAGGCGTGATCGTCAACGTGGGTGACTGGGCCGTCGTGCGGCCGTATCTGGACTACGCCG
This window contains:
- a CDS encoding prepilin peptidase, with product MTPPTPPLDPDVQGALQRARRVLIVEIVVAIGAIALLLTLHAARLYRQEVLWPWNTVTGSIVTTVWLFCLGASIGSFLNVVVHRWPAGKSIVHPPSHCPVCGNRIRGRDNVPVLGWLWLGGRCRDCGCAIAARYPTIELWTGCMFVVVAQANLGYLAPWTDAIWFDSLLRGPLPRFLSLEREAYWALFVVGATAWCALLAAGLMRRDGRQVDARVWLAGGLGIGIGYAWLQKVLVHTKAAAEFFDPTLMLILALCALAAIFARLRWQGEPLVSVWLVATVALGWPGGALIVAAGAASYCLATGLMAPRGRSARPWLEHVVFWYGAYLLVKLPPAWFAQSQRDVWTALLVLTCLIAAAACLMLAGWLRPAAPAALGETAIAEGG
- a CDS encoding MBL fold metallo-hydrolase, with the translated sequence MPRLTFHGAAETVTGSKYLLEAGRSSVLFDCGMFQGLKQLRLLNWNHWPFPPDALDSVVLTHAHVDHVGMLPRLVRQGFRGPIYCTPATSELAELILFDTAKLQEDDAEYANRKGYSKHKPALPLFTGNDVQKTLKLMQPVERNGWFKVAEEIWCRYHDIGHLLGSCSIEVEIRNGTRPLRLMFSGDVGRYNAPLYHDPAPPAPCDYLVCESTYGDRDHPPDDLLDSLTQVVVDAIRRGGVMLVAAFAVGRAQQLVYLLNVLAERNRIPVLPIFIDSPMAVDATEIYTRYRREHDLSELELEPTHCALRGRNIHFARTAAESKEINSVPGPAVIISSSGMMSGGRILHHLRQRLPEPRNTIVLGGFQAEGTRGRALKEGAKYLRMHGMDVPVRAQVAEISGLSGHAGRSELLRWLSAIPAPRRTFLTHGEKQASLNLAEELRRSRGWNVTVPRMGESVELEASP
- a CDS encoding LOG family protein, giving the protein MSAAEEANLRAILASGSYQLAERDVNFLARSELRPVRMQLELLKPEMTFGEQGIRSTIVVFGSTQIVERPAAERRLAAARAASHAQPHDQSLSREVRRSEQLLERSRYYDAAREFSRLVSTVCQTNGDCDFVVVTGGGPGIMEAANRGAFDVGAKSVGLNITLPAEQLPNPYITPQLCFQFHYFALRKLHFLLRARALVVFPGGFGTIDELFDALTLRQTRRMQRIPIILFGREYWSRVIDFQFLADAGAVADEHLELITYAESPQEAWDAIVRFHGPSLGQEHDTHAARKPE
- a CDS encoding SDR family oxidoreductase; the protein is MPRANPSNPERAAAPVALVTGSGKRRVGNCVVRDLAARGYRVVVHANTSLPDAQATAADIVAGGGIAIALAAELSDERQVERLVTQTLGAFGRIDVLVNTAAVWVPRRLEDTTAEDVRRQFEVNTLGTFLCCQRAGLAMVAQPTGGVIVNVGDWAVVRPYLDYAAYFASKGAIETLTRTFAVELGTRNPRVRVNAVLPGPVMLPDDMPEAERAAVIAATVVKREGRPEHVASAVFQLIENDFLTGVALPVDGGRSIFAP